The nucleotide sequence GCTGAACCAGATGAGCCAGCGCGGCCACAACTTCGCGATCGTGGACGAGGTCGACTCGATCCTGATCGACGAGGCGCGGACGCCGCTCATCATTTCGGGGCCCAGCCAGGACCGCAGCGAGCTCTACGTCAAGATCGACACGATCATCCCCGAGCTGACGCCCGAGCATTACGAACTCGACGAGAAGACCCGCAACGTCACCTATACCGACGAGGGCAACGAGTTCCTGGAGCGGCGCCTGCGCGCGGCGGGTCTCCTGCCCGAGGATCAGTCGCTCTACGATCCCGAATCGACCACCGTCGTGCACCACGTGAACCAGGGCCTGCGCGCCCATGTCCTGTTCCAGAAGGACAAGGACTACATCGTACGCGATGGTCAGGTGGTGCTGATCGACGAGTTCACGGGGCGGATGATGGTGGGCCGGCGTCTGTCGGACGGCCTGCACCAGGCCATCGAGGCGAAGGAGAACTGCAACATCCAGCCCGAAAACGTGACGCTCGCCTCCGTGACCTTCCAAAACTACTTCCGGCTTTACGACAAGCTCGCCGGGATGACCGGCACCGCCTCGACGGAGGCGGAGGAATTCCAGTCGATCTACGGGCTCGGCGTGGTCGAGGTGCCGACGAACCGGCCCATCGCGCGGCAGGACGAGGACGATCAGGTCTACCGGACGACGAAGGAAAAGTACGACGGCATCATCAAGGCGATCCGCGAAGCCCATGCAAAGGGTCAGCCGATCCTCGTCGGCACCACCTCGATCGAGAAGTCCGAGGCGCTGAGCCAGCTACTGCAGAGCGCGGAAATCCCGCACAACGTGCTGAACGCGCGCCAGCACGAGCAGGAGGCGCAGATCATCGCCGAGGCCGGCAAGCCGGGTGCGGTGACCATCGCGACCAACATGGCCGGCCGCGGCACGGACATCCAGCTCGGCGGGAACGTGGAACTGAAGGTTCTGGAGGCGCTCGTCGCCGATCCCGAGGCCGATCCCGACGAGACGCGAAAGCGGATCGAGGCCGAGCACGAGGAAGACAAGAAGAAGGTGCTCGCCGCCGGTGGGCTCTACGTGCTCGCCACCGAGCGTCACGAGAGCCGGCGCATCGACAATCAGCTCCGCGGCCGGTCCGGCCGCCAGGGCGACCCGGGCCGGTCGTCCTTCTTTCTGAGCCTCGAGGACGACCTGATGCGCATCTTCGGGTCCGAACGGCTCGAAAAGGTGCGGTCGGGCCTCGGCATGAAGGAAGGCGAGGCGATCGTGCACCCCTGGGTGAACAAGAGCCTCGAGCGCGCGCAGGGCAAGGTCGAGGCGCGCA is from bacterium and encodes:
- the secA gene encoding preprotein translocase subunit SecA, encoding LNQMSQRGHNFAIVDEVDSILIDEARTPLIISGPSQDRSELYVKIDTIIPELTPEHYELDEKTRNVTYTDEGNEFLERRLRAAGLLPEDQSLYDPESTTVVHHVNQGLRAHVLFQKDKDYIVRDGQVVLIDEFTGRMMVGRRLSDGLHQAIEAKENCNIQPENVTLASVTFQNYFRLYDKLAGMTGTASTEAEEFQSIYGLGVVEVPTNRPIARQDEDDQVYRTTKEKYDGIIKAIREAHAKGQPILVGTTSIEKSEALSQLLQSAEIPHNVLNARQHEQEAQIIAEAGKPGAVTIATNMAGRGTDIQLGGNVELKVLEALVADPEADPDETRKRIEAEHEEDKKKVLAAGGLYVLATERHESRRIDNQLRGRSGRQGDPGRSSFFLSLEDDLMRIFGSERLEKVRSGLGMKEGEAIVHPWVNKSLERAQGKVEARNFDIRKQLLKFDDVMNDQRKVIFAQRREIMEAEDVGEITRDMRYQQIEDMVTERMPPNSYADQWETEALYADVIKHLGIDVPVIAKAQEDGVDEEAMREWLEAESDKMMAEKAAAFGPETMRNIEKQVLLQTIDQKWRDHLLTLEHLRSVVGFRGYAQRDPLNEYKGEA